A single genomic interval of uncultured Sphaerochaeta sp. harbors:
- a CDS encoding DEAD/DEAH box helicase encodes MRFNPIDTAKKINESYRDYMKSTFFINDEKFRDEYFAELDKLNFASGPYLECVDAFTQGKSLQELVAEGLLSPSFKDLLKGDRVQYERPLFLHQEQAIRVADNDKNMVVTTGTGSGKTECFLYPILNHILKQDSAGTLKPGVQVLLLYPMNALANDQMQRLREILRDYPSITFGAYTGETESEDAAAIRQYQSLHSGEKPLKNERVSRRQMKESPPHILVTNYAMLEYLLIRPTDNVFFDNQGFNSNWKYLVLDEAHVYAGASGMEVSILLRRLIHRLPNSDNIRFILTSATLGDARKNKEILQFASSLCAGRPFDVDAIIRASRRTMEFESSFTGNEELYKTIADIITREQTQLVPNNVNNKLQLLDCLSKIQEGKKWIKDESSFQEALYDLFCHDTLYSEIRKHIVHGAKSLQDMINACSVSENALLNFIQIANFAVKNHGKLLDARYHHFVRTLEGAYVSFFPEKTLSLVPRKTVRIGEKDYRCFKLSVCQFCGEMYFEGTISDDQYFIQQEGERKQFFMVIKPDFLDFTDDDDKNIRKTIEKRKNAYRLCTSCGKIGSYESVSPCSCNQESNIFLYLCRTNENDGILHTCYNCRTTNPKGSILRGFYLGQDASAAVVGETLYESIPETITKQRKVNTKGTSNPFKRSVVEDEPKKTRRLLLFSDSRQEAAYFASYFQYTYDVILNRRLIMRSARTLMDRYHDDYEKGIPLLHLIEEMRSNYSEVFGKSMSPALITKEVYKAVIGELKDLSRNSLHSIGWIDYQIDENLQLSQAYNHDGFSLTVIELNSLIYFFLEYCMHHGALQLPEIVKFDEEDWSAFDFSKKEPFIQKKHSGAGYSEGNLRAFVPATQNALTEFMGRVFLESVDKHKEFLSLIFDQYLTDDEFKILIPKLGKRTYFKINPKNIRIIIQGYHSITHYRCSTCGRITTLNINGNCPSYRCDGHLELYDFNSSKTKEYFINQYGTDAPLIPLTIKEHTAQLSKSVAQEYQHQFIEGKINILSCSTTFEMGVDVGELETVFMKNVPPRPSNYIQRAGRAGRRLNSVAFSLTFCKLGPHDFYYFKQPTDMINGTITPPAFKIDNPKIVKRHVFAVLLSYYWRQYFADKKQIQDFLSKAPLKIIDESLKKIPESIMQYLYKVVPTSLTSDIEDFINEYKDELLPKVSAMYQSDVDGYSKAREEEDSKIGENKKYKLLEWLRRVEQTYQQEQILSFYSRNNLIPKYGFPVDTVTLFTEANSRGYRSDTSKLSLQRDLTQAISEYAPESEVVADGYMFTSRFIKPPVKQETTWRQYLVLLCNNPSCNKVKVEKYVGQDIKNKIECPVCSSHSILPQIMLVPEYGFIIDQMVDKVTTKRPMKTHRTEFYYLGEFDDKRANTAKQYKMNDIQVSVISSTDDELLVMNKSEFLVCQTCGYAKLSHGKPIEYQSHDNPRGYPCNDNQLVRRSLGHKFKTDVALLSINRTMGRDESLTILYALLEGCSKYFDIERDDIDGCISYQSYAAEGGNIGTTFVLFDSVPGGAGNVKRIYDSDQSDFIGFLQKAFDRVNNCNCGNEGDTVCYSCLCNFRNQHYQENMQRRYAVEFLGKLLE; translated from the coding sequence ATGAGGTTTAATCCGATTGATACAGCGAAGAAAATAAATGAGAGCTACAGGGATTATATGAAGAGTACTTTCTTCATTAATGATGAAAAATTTAGAGATGAATACTTTGCAGAGTTAGATAAGCTTAATTTTGCAAGTGGTCCATACTTGGAGTGTGTAGATGCATTTACCCAAGGCAAGAGTCTCCAGGAACTGGTAGCAGAAGGATTATTATCTCCTTCATTTAAAGATCTTCTAAAGGGAGATAGAGTTCAATATGAAAGACCTCTTTTCCTACATCAGGAGCAAGCAATTCGAGTTGCAGATAATGATAAGAATATGGTAGTAACCACCGGTACTGGGTCAGGCAAGACTGAATGCTTTCTTTATCCTATTCTTAACCATATCTTGAAACAGGATAGTGCTGGGACATTAAAACCTGGCGTTCAGGTATTGTTGTTATATCCAATGAATGCTCTCGCAAATGACCAGATGCAACGTCTACGCGAAATTCTTCGAGATTATCCATCAATTACATTTGGGGCATATACAGGAGAGACTGAAAGCGAAGATGCTGCAGCCATTAGACAGTATCAGTCTCTCCATTCTGGTGAAAAACCACTGAAGAATGAGCGAGTATCTAGAAGGCAAATGAAGGAAAGTCCTCCGCATATCTTGGTGACCAACTATGCGATGCTTGAGTATCTGTTAATCAGACCAACGGACAATGTCTTTTTTGATAACCAAGGTTTCAACTCAAATTGGAAGTATTTAGTCCTCGATGAAGCACATGTATATGCAGGTGCTTCGGGTATGGAGGTATCCATTCTGCTGCGTAGGTTGATTCACAGACTTCCAAATTCTGATAACATCCGCTTTATACTTACCAGTGCCACCCTTGGTGATGCAAGGAAGAATAAAGAAATTTTACAATTTGCATCCTCACTCTGTGCAGGAAGGCCTTTTGATGTTGATGCAATAATCAGAGCCTCTCGTAGAACAATGGAATTTGAATCAAGTTTCACGGGCAATGAAGAGTTGTACAAAACTATTGCCGATATTATAACAAGAGAACAAACACAGCTCGTGCCAAATAACGTCAATAATAAGCTGCAGTTACTAGACTGCTTGAGTAAAATTCAAGAGGGAAAGAAATGGATTAAAGATGAGTCATCCTTTCAAGAAGCACTCTATGATTTATTCTGTCATGATACACTATATAGTGAGATAAGGAAGCATATTGTACATGGAGCTAAAAGCCTCCAAGATATGATAAATGCCTGTTCAGTCTCAGAGAATGCTCTGTTGAATTTTATTCAAATAGCAAACTTTGCGGTTAAAAATCATGGGAAACTACTGGATGCAAGGTACCATCACTTTGTCAGGACCTTAGAGGGAGCCTATGTTTCCTTCTTCCCTGAGAAAACCCTATCACTGGTTCCCAGAAAAACTGTACGTATTGGAGAAAAGGATTATCGATGCTTCAAGTTGTCTGTTTGCCAGTTTTGTGGTGAAATGTATTTTGAAGGTACAATTTCAGATGATCAATATTTCATTCAGCAAGAAGGTGAAAGAAAGCAATTTTTCATGGTGATTAAACCAGACTTCTTGGATTTTACCGACGATGATGATAAGAACATTAGAAAAACCATTGAAAAACGGAAAAACGCCTATCGTTTATGTACCAGTTGTGGAAAAATTGGTAGTTACGAAAGTGTTTCCCCATGTTCCTGTAATCAAGAAAGTAACATTTTTTTATATCTTTGTCGAACAAATGAGAATGATGGAATTCTTCACACCTGTTATAATTGTAGGACTACTAATCCCAAAGGATCAATCTTGCGGGGATTCTATCTGGGGCAGGATGCATCTGCTGCAGTTGTAGGGGAGACTCTCTATGAATCTATTCCTGAAACGATTACAAAACAAAGAAAAGTAAATACTAAGGGAACAAGTAACCCTTTCAAGAGAAGTGTTGTTGAAGATGAGCCAAAGAAAACACGTAGATTATTACTGTTTTCTGATAGTAGACAAGAAGCAGCATATTTTGCTTCATATTTTCAATATACCTATGATGTTATCCTTAATCGAAGGTTGATCATGCGGTCCGCAAGGACTCTTATGGATAGATACCATGATGATTATGAAAAAGGTATACCGCTACTCCATCTAATAGAAGAAATGCGTTCAAATTACTCGGAAGTATTTGGAAAGAGTATGAGTCCTGCTTTGATTACGAAAGAAGTATATAAGGCAGTTATCGGTGAACTAAAAGATCTTTCAAGAAACAGCTTGCATAGTATAGGTTGGATAGATTATCAAATCGATGAGAATCTGCAATTATCTCAGGCATACAACCATGATGGTTTTTCTCTGACAGTAATAGAATTGAATAGCTTAATTTACTTTTTCCTTGAATATTGCATGCATCATGGTGCTTTGCAGTTGCCGGAAATTGTTAAGTTTGATGAAGAAGATTGGAGTGCATTTGATTTTAGCAAGAAAGAGCCATTTATCCAAAAAAAACATTCAGGAGCAGGATATTCTGAAGGAAATCTAAGAGCATTTGTACCTGCCACCCAAAATGCTTTAACTGAGTTCATGGGAAGAGTTTTTCTAGAAAGTGTTGATAAACATAAAGAATTTCTGTCTCTTATTTTTGATCAATATCTCACCGATGATGAATTCAAAATACTTATACCCAAACTAGGCAAAAGGACATACTTTAAAATCAATCCAAAGAACATTAGAATTATTATACAAGGGTATCATTCTATAACGCATTATCGCTGCTCAACTTGTGGACGAATAACCACATTAAATATCAATGGGAATTGTCCATCATATCGGTGTGATGGCCATCTGGAGTTATATGATTTTAATTCAAGCAAGACAAAAGAGTATTTTATTAATCAATATGGAACTGATGCTCCTCTAATACCACTAACCATAAAGGAGCATACAGCGCAGTTGAGCAAATCTGTTGCCCAAGAGTACCAACACCAATTTATTGAAGGGAAAATCAATATTCTTAGTTGTTCTACAACTTTTGAGATGGGTGTTGATGTGGGTGAATTGGAAACTGTATTTATGAAAAATGTACCGCCTAGACCTTCCAATTATATTCAGAGAGCAGGTAGAGCGGGCAGGCGTTTGAATTCTGTTGCATTCTCATTAACATTTTGCAAATTAGGCCCCCATGATTTCTATTATTTCAAGCAGCCAACAGATATGATCAACGGTACAATAACACCACCGGCCTTCAAGATAGACAATCCCAAAATTGTGAAGCGTCATGTCTTTGCAGTTTTACTATCATATTATTGGCGTCAGTACTTTGCTGATAAGAAACAGATTCAAGATTTCTTATCGAAGGCTCCTCTGAAAATAATTGATGAATCTCTTAAAAAAATTCCAGAGTCGATTATGCAGTATCTCTACAAAGTAGTACCAACATCACTAACAAGTGATATTGAGGATTTTATTAATGAGTATAAAGATGAGTTATTGCCCAAAGTTTCAGCGATGTACCAATCTGATGTTGATGGATATTCTAAGGCTCGAGAGGAAGAGGATTCCAAGATTGGTGAGAACAAGAAATATAAGCTTTTAGAGTGGTTAAGGAGAGTTGAGCAAACATATCAACAAGAACAGATTCTGTCTTTCTACTCTAGAAATAATTTGATTCCTAAGTATGGATTTCCTGTCGATACGGTTACCTTGTTTACTGAAGCGAATTCTCGTGGATATCGAAGTGATACTTCCAAACTATCCTTACAGAGAGATTTGACACAGGCAATAAGTGAATATGCTCCCGAATCTGAGGTTGTTGCTGATGGTTATATGTTTACGAGCCGTTTTATAAAACCCCCTGTTAAGCAGGAAACCACGTGGAGGCAATATCTAGTTTTACTTTGTAACAATCCATCTTGCAATAAAGTTAAAGTAGAGAAATATGTTGGGCAAGACATTAAAAATAAAATTGAATGTCCCGTTTGCAGTTCACATTCAATTCTACCACAAATCATGCTAGTTCCCGAATATGGTTTTATCATAGATCAGATGGTTGATAAAGTTACTACTAAGCGACCAATGAAGACTCATAGAACTGAGTTCTATTATCTCGGCGAATTTGATGATAAGCGTGCAAATACTGCAAAACAGTATAAAATGAATGATATACAGGTTTCAGTCATCTCTTCCACTGATGACGAGTTGCTTGTTATGAATAAAAGTGAATTCCTTGTTTGTCAAACGTGCGGATATGCAAAATTAAGTCATGGAAAACCAATTGAATATCAATCTCACGATAATCCACGAGGGTATCCTTGTAACGATAATCAATTGGTAAGGCGGTCGCTTGGACATAAGTTCAAGACTGATGTTGCTTTGTTATCAATCAATAGGACAATGGGAAGAGATGAGTCACTCACAATTCTGTATGCATTGCTAGAAGGGTGTAGTAAATACTTTGACATAGAAAGAGATGATATTGATGGATGTATTTCCTACCAGAGTTATGCAGCAGAAGGAGGAAATATTGGTACTACTTTTGTATTGTTTGATTCAGTCCCAGGTGGTGCTGGGAACGTAAAAAGAATTTATGATTCTGATCAAAGTGATTTTATAGGTTTCTTGCAAAAAGCTTTTGACAGAGTGAATAACTGTAATTGTGGAAATGAAGGAGATACCGTTTGCTATAGTTGTCTTTGTAATTTCAGGAATCAGCACTATCAAGAGAATATGCAACGTAGATATGCCGTTGAGTTCTTAGGAAAACTATTGGAATAG
- a CDS encoding lactonase family protein → METLVIGSRVSDSVEGLNCFLFDERMGIMTYHSGSMKIEQPTFQCFDSERKILYSVSETETDGHVYAIQVYPNHTCKLLYTLPTGGGSPCHLSLSPDHSMLIVSNYADGVLTIFSVLETPTLLFQKSFTGKGTHPTRQERSHIHSSRFTKDGSSFFVADLGLDRVLWYQSDMAEKGTIITPPGSGPRHLELSKDEKFLYVASELSSEVLVYRLSNQPVLIQRISTLEPGYKKENTVADIHFDEKYRFLYCSNRGHDSIAIYRCENKNGTLRFIGHCKTEKEPRNFTFSPSGAHLVVANGSSNSITSYPINRRTGLCGLCNHRIIVEQPVCLNFIG, encoded by the coding sequence ATGGAAACACTGGTAATAGGAAGCAGGGTCTCTGATTCTGTGGAGGGGCTGAACTGCTTTCTCTTTGATGAACGAATGGGAATTATGACCTATCACTCAGGTTCCATGAAAATAGAACAACCTACCTTCCAGTGTTTTGATTCTGAGAGAAAAATTCTCTACAGCGTCAGTGAGACAGAAACAGACGGACACGTTTACGCCATCCAAGTGTATCCGAACCATACATGCAAACTACTCTACACCCTTCCAACCGGAGGGGGATCGCCCTGCCATCTCTCACTCAGCCCCGATCATTCGATGCTTATCGTTTCCAACTATGCAGACGGAGTGCTTACCATCTTCTCTGTATTGGAGACACCTACCTTACTTTTCCAGAAATCCTTCACTGGCAAGGGAACCCACCCTACCCGCCAAGAACGATCCCATATCCACAGCAGCAGATTCACCAAGGATGGAAGCTCATTCTTTGTAGCCGACCTGGGACTGGACAGAGTTCTTTGGTATCAAAGTGATATGGCAGAGAAAGGAACTATCATTACCCCACCAGGAAGTGGCCCCAGACACCTTGAACTATCAAAGGATGAGAAGTTTCTCTACGTAGCCAGTGAACTCTCATCTGAAGTTTTAGTATACAGACTTTCCAATCAACCAGTCCTGATACAACGAATCAGCACGTTAGAACCTGGGTACAAAAAAGAAAACACCGTGGCTGACATCCATTTTGATGAAAAGTATCGCTTTCTCTACTGTTCCAATCGGGGACACGACAGCATTGCAATCTACCGTTGTGAAAACAAGAATGGAACATTGCGTTTCATAGGCCACTGCAAGACAGAAAAGGAACCCCGAAATTTTACCTTCTCGCCTTCCGGTGCTCATCTCGTGGTTGCAAACGGCAGCAGCAACTCAATTACCAGCTACCCTATCAACCGCAGGACAGGACTGTGTGGATTATGCAATCATCGGATTATTGTGGAGCAGCCAGTTTGTTTGAACTTCATTGGATAG
- a CDS encoding GntR family transcriptional regulator, giving the protein MQFNTHSPIYMQIAEYIHDLILSNVWEDGQRIPSVRDMAMELEVNPNTVIRTYSLLQEEGTLENQRGIGYFTAKDARTLVLQKRREHFLKRELPSLFETMERLGLTMNDLQQYADNKEKDDEIEPQKE; this is encoded by the coding sequence ATGCAGTTTAATACACATTCTCCAATCTATATGCAAATTGCCGAGTATATTCATGACTTGATCCTCAGCAATGTCTGGGAGGATGGTCAGAGAATTCCCTCGGTACGCGATATGGCAATGGAACTGGAGGTGAATCCCAATACCGTTATCAGGACATACTCACTTCTTCAGGAAGAGGGTACGCTTGAGAACCAACGAGGGATTGGGTATTTCACCGCAAAGGATGCAAGGACGCTGGTCCTGCAGAAACGACGTGAACATTTCCTCAAGCGGGAGCTACCCTCCCTTTTTGAAACCATGGAGCGTTTGGGTCTGACCATGAATGATTTACAACAGTATGCTGACAATAAGGAGAAGGACGATGAAATCGAGCCACAAAAAGAGTAA
- a CDS encoding ABC transporter ATP-binding protein: MEQAMQENALAVQDGQEVVVHMQNIGFSYAQNRLFNHLDLEIRRGNIYGLLGKNGAGKTTLLKILSGQLFIEEGETKVLGENPQKRTPSLLSEIFYLPEEFPLPKMKASEYLAMRSPFYPKFDHEKFNQYCTEFDIDLNQRLDQMSLGQKKKVLLSFGLATNTALLILDEPTNGLDIPSKRQFRQTVASAMTEQRTFIISTHQVRDMENLIDPIIILHDGKVIFNDTVESVNEKYVLSLTTEQPKADEGMYTEKVLGGWMVLSERTDDREGKPLDLETLFNVIVEQSKGSAGGVR; encoded by the coding sequence ATGGAACAAGCAATGCAAGAGAACGCGCTTGCCGTCCAGGACGGACAAGAGGTCGTAGTGCACATGCAGAATATTGGTTTCTCATATGCTCAGAACCGTCTATTCAACCATCTTGATCTGGAGATCAGGAGAGGGAATATTTATGGGTTGCTGGGGAAGAATGGGGCAGGGAAGACTACATTGCTGAAGATTCTCAGCGGGCAGCTCTTCATCGAAGAAGGTGAGACAAAGGTGTTGGGGGAGAATCCCCAGAAGAGGACTCCGTCCTTGTTGAGTGAGATATTCTATCTTCCTGAAGAGTTTCCTCTGCCGAAGATGAAAGCAAGCGAGTATCTCGCGATGCGTTCACCGTTTTATCCCAAATTCGACCATGAGAAGTTTAATCAGTATTGCACTGAGTTCGATATTGATCTGAATCAGCGTCTCGATCAGATGTCTCTGGGACAGAAAAAAAAGGTATTGCTCTCTTTTGGGCTTGCCACCAACACTGCTCTCCTGATTTTGGACGAGCCAACGAATGGACTCGATATTCCGAGCAAGCGGCAGTTCAGACAGACGGTTGCATCAGCCATGACCGAGCAGAGAACGTTCATCATCTCAACTCACCAGGTACGTGATATGGAAAATCTGATCGACCCGATCATCATCCTGCATGATGGCAAGGTGATATTCAACGATACGGTAGAATCGGTGAATGAGAAGTATGTTCTCTCCCTCACCACAGAACAGCCTAAGGCTGACGAGGGTATGTACACCGAGAAGGTGCTTGGAGGCTGGATGGTACTGAGTGAACGTACTGATGACAGGGAAGGAAAGCCCTTAGACCTGGAGACATTGTTCAATGTAATCGTTGAGCAATCGAAGGGTAGTGCAGGAGGTGTGAGATGA
- a CDS encoding diaminobutyrate--2-oxoglutarate transaminase family protein, producing the protein MTENTNQFYLDRQNQTESNARTYPRKFPIAIKKAKGSVVTDVEGNTYLDFLCGAGTLALGHNDSEITQTMIDLLQSGAPLHSLDLTTPVKDTFVHTLLSLLPEELRQHGKLQFCSPSGTDAVDAAIKLCKTATGRSSVIAFGGGYHGMGHGALALTGNLNAKTNVNGLMSDVHFFPYPYSYRCPFGLGGEAGVDAACAYFERTLKDPESGITRPAAVILEPIQGEGGVIPAPIKFLQTVRRVTEELGIPMIVDEIQCGVGRSGKFFAFEYAGITPDVILTSKAIGGSQPMAVVIYHEKLDAWQPGAHAGTFRGNQIAMAAGTVVMNRVSDPAFLTEVQEKGAHLEKALLKLKQEVSIIGDIRAKGLMLGIEFVDPKGKKDQLGSLPCSGDIATRVQQECFKNRLIMEKGGRHGSVMRCLCALNVTHEEIETMLKITEQAIRKVDADVTKSN; encoded by the coding sequence ATGACTGAAAATACCAACCAATTCTATCTTGACCGACAGAATCAAACAGAATCAAACGCTCGCACATATCCCAGAAAATTCCCCATTGCCATCAAGAAGGCAAAAGGTTCTGTAGTAACCGATGTAGAAGGAAACACCTATCTTGATTTCCTCTGCGGCGCTGGCACCCTGGCCCTCGGTCACAACGACAGTGAAATCACACAGACCATGATCGACCTTCTCCAAAGTGGTGCACCACTGCACTCACTCGATCTTACCACCCCAGTCAAGGATACCTTCGTTCATACCCTCCTCTCCTTGCTTCCTGAAGAACTCAGGCAACATGGAAAACTCCAGTTTTGCAGTCCGAGCGGAACCGATGCAGTGGATGCCGCTATAAAGCTCTGCAAGACTGCCACCGGTCGCTCCTCCGTTATTGCATTCGGTGGTGGATACCATGGAATGGGTCACGGTGCCCTTGCACTTACAGGCAACCTGAATGCCAAAACAAACGTCAACGGCCTTATGAGTGACGTACACTTCTTCCCCTACCCGTACTCCTACCGCTGCCCGTTTGGCCTTGGAGGTGAAGCCGGAGTAGATGCAGCTTGTGCCTACTTTGAGCGCACGCTCAAGGACCCGGAGAGTGGAATCACCAGACCGGCAGCAGTGATTCTTGAACCTATCCAGGGTGAGGGTGGCGTCATCCCCGCTCCTATAAAATTCCTGCAGACTGTCAGGAGGGTTACCGAGGAACTCGGAATCCCCATGATCGTCGATGAAATCCAGTGCGGAGTCGGTCGTTCAGGCAAGTTCTTTGCATTCGAGTATGCCGGTATCACACCCGATGTTATTCTCACTTCCAAGGCAATTGGAGGGAGCCAACCGATGGCTGTGGTAATCTACCATGAGAAGCTCGATGCCTGGCAACCAGGAGCACATGCAGGCACCTTCAGGGGAAACCAAATCGCCATGGCAGCTGGTACAGTAGTCATGAACCGAGTCAGCGATCCTGCCTTCCTCACTGAAGTACAGGAGAAAGGAGCCCATCTTGAAAAAGCTTTACTGAAGCTCAAGCAAGAGGTTTCCATCATTGGAGACATTCGTGCAAAAGGTTTGATGCTCGGCATCGAGTTTGTAGACCCAAAAGGAAAGAAGGACCAACTTGGTTCTCTCCCCTGCAGTGGGGATATCGCAACTCGTGTGCAGCAGGAGTGTTTCAAGAATCGCCTTATCATGGAAAAAGGCGGCAGACATGGATCAGTCATGCGTTGCCTCTGTGCACTGAATGTCACTCATGAAGAGATTGAAACCATGCTCAAAATCACCGAGCAAGCAATACGCAAGGTAGATGCAGATGTCACAAAATCCAACTAA
- a CDS encoding pyridoxal-dependent decarboxylase: MQMSQNPTNLPYFLGPEKEKKDQYKHVLTDTIEAITASVSDQGAYQGASVEALQQALAQFSLLPSLGIGWEALLEQVKETILPHFLRTWSPNYMAHLHSPALLESIASELIIATFNQSMDSWDQSPVATEVEVAVVNELCRLYGYKEGSDGVFTSGGSQSNLSAITMARDWYCSTKLGHDVKKEGLPPSYHKLRLYTSEVSHFSMEKSAHLLGLGYNAVRKVPVDDLCRMDVEKLNAMIESDKQDGLLPFCVVATIGTTDYGSIDPVGALREVCDREGMFLHADAAYGSGLQLSPTYRSRLGNLSLCDSITVDFHKMFLLPISCGALLVKNKEHFSVFTLHADYLNREEDEEEGYTNLVGKSLQTTRRGDALKVWMAFQCRGKDGYSKIIDTCTENAAYLAKTLLEHPSFTLAIEPELSSVVFRHVGSCELNKRIRKELLHHHQVVIGQTVYKNQTYLKFTLLNPTLTKEHLSELLTLIDTLATELQ, translated from the coding sequence ATGCAGATGTCACAAAATCCAACTAACCTTCCTTACTTTCTCGGACCAGAGAAGGAAAAGAAAGATCAGTATAAGCATGTGTTAACTGATACCATCGAGGCGATTACTGCCTCGGTGAGTGATCAGGGAGCCTACCAAGGCGCTTCGGTAGAAGCTTTACAACAAGCACTTGCACAGTTCTCCCTGCTTCCATCCCTTGGAATTGGTTGGGAAGCACTCCTGGAACAGGTGAAAGAGACAATTCTCCCCCACTTTCTCAGGACCTGGTCACCAAATTACATGGCTCACCTGCATAGCCCTGCTCTCTTGGAGTCAATTGCCAGTGAGTTGATCATCGCAACCTTCAACCAGTCGATGGATAGCTGGGACCAGAGTCCAGTTGCAACCGAGGTTGAGGTAGCAGTGGTCAACGAGCTTTGCAGACTCTATGGCTACAAAGAAGGGAGTGATGGTGTATTCACCTCCGGGGGAAGCCAATCGAACCTGAGTGCCATTACCATGGCCCGTGACTGGTACTGTAGTACAAAGCTTGGCCATGATGTAAAAAAGGAAGGTCTTCCACCCTCCTACCACAAGCTCAGGCTCTACACAAGTGAAGTCTCTCACTTCTCCATGGAAAAGAGTGCCCATCTGCTCGGCCTTGGCTACAATGCTGTACGTAAGGTGCCCGTTGATGACCTATGCAGGATGGATGTAGAGAAACTCAACGCGATGATCGAGTCGGATAAGCAAGATGGCCTTCTGCCCTTCTGTGTGGTGGCAACCATCGGGACAACCGACTACGGTTCCATCGACCCAGTTGGAGCATTGCGGGAAGTCTGTGACCGTGAGGGAATGTTCCTCCACGCTGATGCAGCCTACGGAAGTGGACTACAACTTTCCCCGACCTATCGCTCAAGACTGGGGAACCTTTCACTCTGTGATTCCATCACCGTCGATTTCCATAAGATGTTTCTTCTCCCTATCAGCTGCGGAGCGCTCCTGGTAAAAAACAAGGAGCACTTCTCTGTATTCACCCTTCATGCAGACTATCTGAACAGAGAGGAAGATGAAGAGGAAGGATATACCAATCTGGTGGGAAAGAGCTTGCAGACCACCCGCAGAGGGGATGCCTTGAAGGTATGGATGGCCTTCCAGTGTAGGGGCAAAGATGGGTATAGCAAGATCATCGACACCTGCACAGAGAATGCCGCCTATCTCGCAAAAACATTGTTGGAGCACCCATCATTCACACTTGCCATTGAACCGGAGCTCAGCAGCGTAGTATTCCGTCACGTTGGTAGCTGTGAATTGAACAAGCGTATCAGGAAGGAGTTGTTGCACCACCATCAAGTGGTGATCGGGCAGACCGTATACAAGAATCAGACCTATCTGAAGTTCACCCTACTCAACCCAACCCTTACCAAGGAGCATCTCTCAGAATTGCTTACCTTGATAGACACGTTGGCAACTGAACTGCAATAA